A stretch of Fluviicola sp. DNA encodes these proteins:
- a CDS encoding ABC transporter permease, which yields MIFTVFKKELRDTLRDRRTVMMMIVIPTLVFPMIMSIFMSVSESFQKKAAEKKVKIGLVSNQVGSLEADLLKVPEVLGKKEFIPFTDTLSLIQAIREDSIQVGIYVPNNAEQLKSAMKPISVTVFHDGTDLGMKERADAYLTFVQENWKKQRYAELKIDEAKITPFVMAYSNVASSKEMIGKLAGGFLPYLFIAFGFMGCMFPAIDLFTGEKERATIETLLTTPVPRWKILFGKMGVVVLSGLLAATFNLLGIYLSIEVLNLVKDPVVLQAIKDILSPTFIVMLYALLCPLIIFFAGIMIPISVRAKSFKEAQSIISPLNLLIILPAMVGFFPGVELNEVTALIPVVNIVLATKELIAGTLEWHLVAIAFGVMVVLAVIAIMLSYRKFENENNVIS from the coding sequence ATGATCTTTACCGTATTTAAAAAGGAATTACGCGATACCCTGCGCGACCGCAGAACAGTTATGATGATGATCGTCATCCCCACATTGGTTTTCCCGATGATCATGAGCATCTTCATGTCTGTATCCGAAAGTTTCCAGAAAAAAGCCGCTGAGAAAAAAGTGAAAATCGGGTTAGTAAGCAACCAGGTGGGAAGTTTGGAAGCCGATTTACTGAAAGTTCCGGAAGTGCTCGGAAAGAAGGAGTTTATTCCGTTTACAGATACTCTTTCGTTAATTCAGGCAATCCGTGAAGATTCGATCCAGGTGGGGATTTATGTGCCTAATAATGCCGAACAACTGAAAAGTGCCATGAAACCTATTTCGGTAACTGTTTTCCATGACGGAACGGATCTGGGAATGAAAGAACGTGCAGATGCTTATTTGACTTTCGTGCAGGAAAACTGGAAAAAACAGCGTTATGCCGAATTGAAAATCGACGAAGCTAAAATTACACCTTTCGTGATGGCTTATTCCAATGTGGCATCCAGCAAGGAAATGATCGGGAAACTGGCAGGCGGATTCCTCCCGTACCTGTTTATTGCTTTCGGATTTATGGGCTGTATGTTCCCCGCAATTGATTTGTTCACAGGAGAAAAAGAACGTGCCACGATCGAAACTTTACTGACTACTCCTGTTCCGCGCTGGAAAATCCTTTTCGGGAAAATGGGAGTGGTGGTGCTTTCCGGTCTACTGGCTGCGACCTTTAACTTACTGGGAATTTATTTATCGATCGAAGTCCTGAACCTGGTAAAAGACCCGGTTGTTCTTCAGGCTATTAAAGACATTCTATCACCCACATTCATCGTCATGCTTTACGCCTTGCTTTGCCCGCTGATCATCTTCTTTGCAGGAATTATGATCCCGATATCGGTTCGTGCCAAGAGCTTCAAGGAAGCACAAAGTATCATTTCCCCGCTCAACCTGTTGATCATTTTACCGGCCATGGTAGGATTTTTCCCGGGCGTGGAATTGAATGAAGTAACGGCTTTGATCCCGGTAGTGAATATTGTTTTGGCAACGAAAGAATTGATCGCCGGAACGCTGGAATGGCATTTGGTAGCTATCGCTTTCGGGGTGATGGTGGTACTGGCCGTAATTGCAATTATGCTTTCTTACCGCAAATTCGAGAACGAAAATAACGTGATTTCATAA
- a CDS encoding ATP-binding cassette domain-containing protein encodes MIQISHLSKSFTLNRQQKKELGTTQDSVLAVDDISFECLPGRVHALLGPNGAGKTTTLRMLSTIFKPTKGTIVIDNIDAVKNPQEARKHIGFLTGSAGLYARLTPNELIAYFGELYGVSKNDIDMRKKKLYDLLDMHDFQNKRIGKLSTGMKQKVSICRTMIHDPQVVIFDEPTSGLDVITAENIIQLIRDCKNQGKTVIFSSHIMGEVDLLCDDITIIHKGKVLFNDTMEAFRAQQQAPNLTAEFIRIVNDKKSEAL; translated from the coding sequence ATGATTCAAATCTCTCATCTCAGTAAATCTTTTACTTTAAACAGACAGCAGAAGAAAGAATTGGGAACCACGCAGGATTCGGTACTGGCAGTCGACGATATCAGCTTCGAGTGTCTTCCCGGACGTGTCCATGCGCTTCTTGGTCCGAACGGTGCCGGAAAAACTACTACACTCCGGATGTTATCTACGATTTTCAAGCCTACCAAAGGAACGATTGTCATAGATAATATCGACGCAGTGAAAAATCCGCAGGAAGCACGCAAACACATCGGTTTTTTAACCGGCTCTGCAGGACTTTATGCCCGGCTCACTCCCAACGAACTCATTGCTTATTTCGGCGAGCTATACGGTGTTTCAAAGAACGACATCGACATGCGTAAGAAAAAGTTGTACGACCTGCTCGACATGCATGATTTCCAGAACAAACGCATTGGGAAACTGAGCACCGGGATGAAACAAAAAGTTTCGATTTGCCGGACCATGATCCACGATCCGCAAGTCGTTATTTTCGACGAACCTACAAGCGGCCTGGACGTGATTACAGCTGAAAACATCATCCAGCTTATCCGCGATTGCAAAAACCAGGGAAAAACCGTCATCTTTTCCAGTCACATCATGGGAGAAGTAGACTTGTTGTGTGATGACATTACCATCATTCACAAAGGAAAAGTCCTGTTTAACGACACCATGGAAGCATTCCGTGCACAACAGCAGGCGCCAAACCTCACTGCAGAGTTTATCCGAATTGTTAACGATAAAAAATCCGAAGCACTATGA